A region from the Metopolophium dirhodum isolate CAU chromosome 9, ASM1992520v1, whole genome shotgun sequence genome encodes:
- the LOC132952667 gene encoding exportin-4-like: protein MEQVQQILQELEAASSIMLASPSLVTNDQRNAAEAVFMSFRKTNMPYSICQYILDCSKVDFVLFETAGTLRDALIRDWILLSQDQKNELRQYLFQFIMRDGKMAPFVRERILQVIAIMIKRGSVEDGGQERSNILDEVEKLIFNGDLKKQILGCSIILALMQEYSTTVKSTDVGLTWESHYAAKKEFEAKDLRRIFVFSTRALHEIQNLPQPLSIDIMTVLKYLLIICESILVWGFISTNMPKYLIGMFEGIYNSENSPILKLGSEWKDIITNPSTVDLYFQIYWMVRDKPQFSHHCLSCLVQLSSINGNIWTDTNVRMKYMTNYLQNFIKLVSTVKILDRESIGISTIIKRIISGYTPSGFMQFPPDIVKSFLENTTHLTCQFAEGAATEENLSQDDQMFFEAFNNILRPWVSIIANSNQSFPEELCKSASIQILNTYLKCHISPPNGTKTPETEFNENEEDDRVVSKEQLQYIGIFGRLIPEHSLPLLVTLIEGQIKEMRAIIEHVHSSGSCQWPESFQQKIDAVNEDIHWMFLIAGHILTVDSEGEPSMIPSEIMHHSIKQSKNVNLDLTLKFLTNQMLVMDVPGSAEAVDDVIKLVSVAFHLCELEKKLIEAKMEGLCSPLLSGTIVWFLREFFQAYLMPNETYYNDLSMPLLQAFGQHTEAANWVLNYLLNKVEHNIKSPLYVDVSLIGDTVGLLMSMVDVRHKSEIVINCEGFWKLFELQDHVRQDQLVPEVKEGLYKAFSLAADAFIENDKQKDYYSRVITPILGKFRKILSDDNFRKTYNNDVVRLEIMDILHKCIGLASGAVINTTSTVFDMIHPMLNDFSALIGVYHNYQIIVHLIIQLFVEFSKKMLCYLRMEESDKFYMSCFQLVDMYARYNINRVSLDSDAEDQCFQDLYVFLELLTHVMSKELLDLSSDGKTTTGKTAGDVCVYGLQVILPLMTIDLLKIPALCLQYYKYAGYMCEMVPLKLCIENVDIFKGVLTTIELGLTMFGHEITPMCTDFLQSAASFMYKHENSTMHEAYSLLKPFLKFLMKLILTCQINSDALSSTGHALYTLICCYPDEFQQISMQLINDQTDASVMDKLHNAFNFLTTGIDFNGQHAMKCRFKNNFDTFTTNIRGFLFIK from the exons atgGAGCAGGTGCAACAGATATTGCAAGAACTTGAAGCGGCCAGCAGTATAATGCTT GCGTCACCTTCACTCGTGACAAATGACCAGCGTAATGCTGCCGAAGCAGTTTTTATGAGTTTCCGCAAGACCAATATGCCCTAttcaatatgtcaatatattcTCG ATTGTAGTAAAgtagattttgttttatttgagaCTGCGGGAACATTAAGAGATGCACTCATACGAGATTGGATTTTGCTCTCTCAAGATCAAAAGAACGAGCTtagacaatatttatttcaatttattatgcgTGATGGTAAGATGGCTCCTTTTGTTAGAGAACGAATACTAcag gTGATTGCAATTATGATTAAAAGAGGAAGTGTTGAAGACGGTGGTCAAGAAAGAAGTAATATTTTAGATgaagtagaaaaattaattttcaatggtgatctaaaaaag CAAATTTTGGGTTGCTCTATAATTTTGGCATTAATGCAAGAATATTCAACTACTGTTAAATCTACTGATGTTGGTCTGACTTGGGAATCCCATTATGCTGCAAAAAAAGAATTTGAA GCTAAAGATTTAAGacgtatttttgtatttagtacTCGGGCTCTGCATGAAATACAAAATCTTCCTCAGCCATTATCAATAGATATTATGACTGTTCTTAAGTATTTGCTGATAATTTGTGAATCTATTTTAGTATGGGGATTTATTTCTACTAACA tgCCCAAATATTTGATTGGAATGTTTGAGGGAATATATAATTCTGAAAACAGCCCTATTTTGAAGCTTGGATCAGAATGGAAAGATATCATTACAAATCCTAGCACTGTTGATTTGTATTTTCAG atTTATTGGATGGTAAGAGATAAACCACAATTTTCTCATCATTGTTTGAGTTGTCTTGTACAATTATCTTCAATCAATGGCAATATATGGACTGATACAAATGTTCGAATGAAATATatgacaaattatttacaaaattttattaaactagTATCCAC GGTTAAAATTTTAGATCGTGAATCTATAGGAATTTCTActataataaaaagaataataagtGGATATACTCCTTCAGGATTTATGCAATTTCCTCCAGATATTGTTAAAAGTTTTTTGGAAAATACAACTCATCTTACATGTCAGTTTGCTGAGGGTGCTGCTACTGaggaaaat TTATCTCAAGATgatcaaatgttttttgaagcattcaataatattttacgaccCTGGGTATCTATTATTGCAAATAGTAACCAATCTTTTCCAGAAGAATTATGTAAGAGTGCATccatacaaattttaaacactTACTTAAAATGCCATATTTCACCACCAAACGGTACAAAGACTCCTGAAACTGAATTTAATGAAAACGAAGAGGATGATCGGGTGGTCAGCAAAGAACAGCTCCAATATATAGGAATATTTGGAAGATTA attccagAACATTCTTTACCTCTTTTAGTAACTTTAATAGAAGGTCAAATTAAAGAAATGAGGGCAATAATTGAACATGTGCATAGTAGTGGGAGTTGTCAGTGGCCAGAGTCATTTCAACAGAAAATTGATGCTGTTAATGAAGACATTCATTGGATGTTTCTTATAGCAG GGCATATACTCACAGTGGATAGTGAGGGTGAACCTAGTATGATTCCTTCGGAAATCATGCATCATAGTATTAAGCagagtaaaaatgtaaatttagaTTTAACATTGAAATTTCTTACTAACCAAATGTTAGTTATGGACGTACCTGGATCCGCAGAAGCTGTTGATGATGTTatcaa GTTGGTGTCTGTTGCATTTCATCTATGTGAATTAGAAAAAAAGCTAATAGAAGCTAAAATGGAAGGTCTTTGTAGTCCATTGTTAAGTGGTACTATAGTATGGTTTTTGCGTGAATTTTTTCAAGCATACTTGATGCCAAACGAGACTTACTACAATGAT CTTAGTATGCCATTATTACAAGCATTTGGTCAACATACAGAAGCTGCTAATTGGgttttaaattacttactaaATAAAGTTGAACATAATATCAAATCACCTTTGTATGTTGATGTGAGTCTCATTGGAGATACAGTTGGATTATTAATGTCTATGGTAGATGTTAGACACAA aTCAGAGATTGTTATCAATTGTGAAGGGTTTTGGAAACTATTTGAACTACAAGATCATGTGCGTCAAGACCAATTAGTTCCAGAAGTGAAAGAAGGGTTGTATAAAGCATTTTCTTTAGCTGCAGATGCCTTTATTGAAAATGACAAACAAAAAGACTATTATTCTCGT GTGATCACTCCAATATTAGGCAAATTCAGGAAGATATTAAGTGATGACAATTTTAGAAAAACGTACAATAATGATGTTGTAAGATTAGAAATAATGGATATACTCCATAAATGTATCGGGCTGGCTAGTGGAGCAGTTATCAATACCACATCAACTGTTTTTGATATGATACATCCAATGCTAAATGATTTTTCAGCTTTAATTGGAGTATATCATAATTATCAAATCATTGTTCACCTAATCATTCAACTTTTTGTTGAATTTTCCAAGAAAATGTTGTGTTATCTTAGAATG gaAGAAAGTGATAAGTTCTACATGTCTTGTTTTCAACTGGTGGATATGTATGCCCGCTACAACATTAATCGAGTGTCTTTAGATTCTGATGCTGAAGATCAATGTTTTCAAGATCTCTATGTATTTTTAGAACTTCTAACCCATGTTATGTCAAAAGAGCTTTTAGATCTCAGCTCTgatg gAAAAACTACTACTGGTAAAACAGCTGGGGATGTTTGTGTTTATGGGCTTCAAGTTATTTTGCCGTTGATGACCATAGATCTCTTGAAAATTCCTGCACTTTGCTTACAATACTATAAA tacgCTGGATATATGTGTGAAATGGTTCCATTGAAATTATgcattgaaaatgttgatatttttaagGGAGTTTTGACTACAATTGAATTAGGTCTGACTATGTTTGGCCATGAAATCACTCCAATGTGCACAGATTTTTTACAATCAGCTGCTTCGTTTATGTATAAACATGAAAACTCTACAATGCATGAAGCATATAGTTTGTTAAAGCcatttttaaaa tttttgatgAAACTTATATTAACCTGTCAAATAAATTCGGATGCACTCTCAAGTACTGGTCATGCactttatacattaatatgctGTTATCCG GATGAATTTCAGCAAATTTCAATGCAATTGATCAATGATCAAACCGATGCATCAGTAATGGATAAATTACATAatgcttttaattttttaaccacCGGTATTGACTTCAATGGTCAACATGCGATGAAAtgtcgttttaaaaataattttgatactttcaCAACAAATATACGTGGGTtcctatttattaaatag